In Oxalobacteraceae bacterium OTU3CINTB1, the sequence TCTCGTTCTTCATTGCCATTTTTTCCATAAGAGACTGCTGCGGCCCTCATGGTACGCGCCCGGCGGGATGACGGCAAGAAAATGCGCCGCCAATGCGTTTCCGATGAAACGCTCCCCCACCCGAACAATGGCGGAATGGACTGCTTTACAGCGCCCGGATCGCTAGCCACACCAGGCCGATGCTGGCGAAGGCGGCGATGCAAATCAGGGCTTGGACACGCTTCGTGCTCAACACGACACTACGACGACGACCGAGGTAGATTTTGTTGTGTAAGGAATTGCCCATGATGCTCTCCGTGAACGAAAAACGATGACATGACTAAATTATAGGAACAGTTTCATGACGGCAGTGTGACGCTCAACACAAACATTTAAATTTGTATCTGTCGAGCAACGATCGCCACGCTTTCCGGCGCCGTCCACCGCGCGCCGGTCCCGGCGTCAAGCTGCTAGCATGGGTTTCAGTCAACCACGGAGTCCATGATGAATCAACCAACCAAACCACACGGCGACGACCATGCCGCAGAAGGCGGCCATATGCTTGACGAAGCCGACATCGGCAGCGGCGAACGCTCGCCGGGTCAGCGCGAGACCGACGAGGCCATCAAAAGCATTCCGCCGCTGCCGGACGACAGCGGGCACGGCAAGCCCAAGCAGCCGCCGCGCCCGTAATAACGCCGCCGGCTTACCGCTCAGACCTTCAGTGGGGGCGCCTTCGGCGTCGGTTCTTCGATCGGCGCCTGGTCCGGCACCGGCATATTGTCCGGTGGCGGATCTTTTTCCGGCTGCGGCGGCGGCACCTCGGGATCGGGTGTCGAATGGGCGCGCTGCGAGGCGGCGTATTGGTCGATGGCGGTCATGACTCGTTCCTCCTAAGTGGGTTCCAGATGCAGATCGGGCACATGTCGGGATTCACAAGCGCCGGATTACGCCGTTGCGTGCGGCAGCGAACGCAGCCCGTCGCAGGACCAAGCCGCCATCGGCCCATCATTTGATACGAAAGATCATGTCGACGTTCTGCGTCCAGCGCAGCACGGTGATCGACAGGAAATCCTTCTCGCTCGTCTTCGCTTGCGCGCGGCGCTCGGCGTTGTAGTAGTCGCTCGGCATCAGGCCGACGGCCTTGGTCAGGTTGCGCAGCGGGCTGGAGGAGATGGCGGTGACCGCCCCCACCTTCTTGCCGAAGCCGGCCGCCATGCCCTCGGCGCGGCGCAGCGCGTCCTTGATGGCGGCGGCGGTCAACTCCTGCTCGACCTTGAGGCGGTCGCTCTTGCCGAAGGTGGTCGACATGTGGTCGATGTTCTTCATCTCCAGCAGCGCCTGCATGATCGGGCGCCATTTGGTCAGGTCGCGCACCACGATGTGCACCGAGCTGCGGATATCGTATTCGGGTGTGGCGGCGGGGTCGGGATTGGCGGGGTTGCGCATTTCCTTGCGCATGTCCTGCACTTCGAGGACGGCCGCGCTGTCGCCTTCCGGCGGCCCCGATTGCTCGACCAGCAGCGCGCGGACTTCGTCCACGCGGGCCTGGATCACGCTCACGGCGGCCGCCGGATCGGCATCGAAGGCGCTGATATCGAAATCGATCTCGCCCATGTCCGGCGCCGCCATGACGAAGCCCTCGCCGCTGACGTGGATGAACGGGTAGGTCGGCAAATCGGCCGCCTGGACGGCCGATGGCGACAACGCAGGCAGCAACGCCATCACCAGGGCAAATTTCTTCAGCATCGGCACAGTCCTTAAAAGTTAAGGACTGAGTATGCTTTATTTTTTAATAATTTTCAATTTGCAACGAACTTATTTGGCTTTATTGATTTCGGTCAGCAGCACAAACACCTCATGGCGGATGGCCGGCTCGGCCGCCTTGA encodes:
- a CDS encoding SIMPL domain-containing protein is translated as MLKKFALVMALLPALSPSAVQAADLPTYPFIHVSGEGFVMAAPDMGEIDFDISAFDADPAAAVSVIQARVDEVRALLVEQSGPPEGDSAAVLEVQDMRKEMRNPANPDPAATPEYDIRSSVHIVVRDLTKWRPIMQALLEMKNIDHMSTTFGKSDRLKVEQELTAAAIKDALRRAEGMAAGFGKKVGAVTAISSSPLRNLTKAVGLMPSDYYNAERRAQAKTSEKDFLSITVLRWTQNVDMIFRIK